One window from the genome of bacterium encodes:
- a CDS encoding zinc ABC transporter substrate-binding protein, giving the protein MGLLAAIVVGTIPAHAAGRPLVLVTMPDMAAIVQAVAGDLVEMQVVLPPGSDPHDFTISAAQVRSFGRSELVIYAASSSHEFEAAIKSALRDKPSLDWDDYAARGAALHDYPGYPRNPHAPWLRLDNAVAIARAVAGRLAQIGLPAAVLQARLQAFEQELAAQRQAGLRVVQERGLSGRPMLAMIPGVCDVIANFGVPVGEVAMAEGSGTVAGRRLQEAVAQLRRGAYSAIVCPLSMRQSKQGEAARQIASDSGAPIVYVHFLDTRPGQDTYLSQMADNTAALAAIDARGVEPKTSPATTGARLLAAGLLGLLLGIVIGRRLSRPRAPSCGAGIFDR; this is encoded by the coding sequence GTGGGCCTGCTGGCCGCCATCGTGGTCGGTACGATCCCGGCGCATGCGGCTGGGCGACCGCTGGTGCTGGTCACGATGCCCGACATGGCTGCCATCGTGCAGGCGGTCGCGGGCGACCTGGTGGAGATGCAGGTCGTGCTGCCGCCCGGTTCCGACCCCCACGACTTCACCATCTCCGCCGCGCAGGTGCGGAGCTTTGGCCGCAGCGAGTTGGTCATCTATGCAGCCAGCTCCTCGCATGAGTTCGAGGCAGCCATCAAATCCGCCCTGCGCGACAAGCCCTCCCTGGACTGGGACGACTACGCCGCCCGGGGCGCCGCGCTGCACGACTACCCCGGCTACCCCCGCAACCCCCACGCGCCGTGGCTCCGCCTGGACAACGCCGTCGCCATCGCGCGCGCCGTCGCGGGGCGGCTGGCCCAGATAGGGCTGCCCGCGGCGGTGCTTCAGGCGCGTCTGCAGGCCTTCGAGCAGGAGCTGGCCGCCCAGCGCCAGGCGGGCCTGCGTGTCGTCCAGGAACGCGGGCTGTCCGGTCGGCCGATGCTGGCCATGATCCCCGGTGTCTGTGACGTCATCGCCAACTTCGGCGTGCCGGTGGGCGAAGTCGCCATGGCGGAGGGCTCCGGCACGGTGGCCGGCCGGCGCCTGCAAGAGGCCGTGGCGCAGTTGCGCCGGGGCGCCTACTCGGCCATTGTCTGCCCGCTGTCCATGCGCCAGTCCAAGCAGGGCGAGGCGGCCCGCCAGATCGCCAGCGACAGCGGCGCGCCCATCGTCTACGTGCATTTCCTGGACACACGCCCGGGGCAGGACACGTACCTGTCACAGATGGCCGACAACACCGCCGCCCTGGCGGCCATTGACGCCAGGGGCGTGGAGCCGAAGACGTCGCCCGCGACGACTGGCGCCCGGCTGCTGGCAGCCGGGCTCCTGGGGCTACTGCTGGGGATCGTCATCGGCCGTCGCCTGTCCCGTCCCCGCGCGCCCTCCTGCGGCGCGGGCATCTTCGATCGGTAG
- a CDS encoding rhomboid family intramembrane serine protease gives MLPLRDNIPSSRPPVVNYLIIATCLLVFVWQVQEKDLRTEFALNPAHLIHRDAGEPLSFVFLTILTSMFMHGGVLHLAGNMLFLWIFGDNVEDRMGHFRYLVFYLLCGTIAALAHALVSGFASVPVLGASGAIAGVLGAYFVLFRGATVRTLVILVVFITVVDLPAVVFLGLWFVFQFFAGLGSIGGAGGGVAVWAHIGGFIAGLWLVKRFAVMPRRTLPRPRVLDVRY, from the coding sequence ATGCTACCCCTACGTGACAACATCCCGTCCTCGCGCCCGCCGGTGGTCAACTACCTGATCATCGCCACCTGCCTGCTCGTGTTTGTGTGGCAGGTCCAGGAGAAGGACTTGCGGACGGAGTTCGCGCTCAACCCCGCGCACCTCATCCACCGAGACGCCGGGGAGCCCCTGAGCTTCGTCTTCCTGACCATCCTGACCTCGATGTTCATGCACGGTGGGGTGCTGCACCTGGCGGGGAACATGCTCTTCCTGTGGATCTTCGGCGATAACGTCGAGGACCGCATGGGGCACTTCCGCTATCTGGTCTTCTACCTGCTGTGTGGGACGATCGCCGCGCTGGCACATGCGCTGGTCTCCGGCTTCGCGTCAGTGCCGGTGCTGGGGGCTAGCGGCGCCATTGCCGGCGTCCTGGGCGCCTACTTCGTGCTCTTCCGGGGCGCCACGGTGCGCACACTGGTCATCCTGGTGGTCTTCATCACCGTCGTGGACCTGCCTGCGGTGGTGTTCCTGGGCCTGTGGTTCGTCTTCCAGTTCTTCGCGGGGTTGGGCAGCATCGGGGGCGCCGGTGGGGGTGTGGCCGTCTGGGCGCACATTGGCGGCTTCATCGCCGGCCTGTGGCTGGTGAAGCGGTTCGCGGTGATGCCGCGACGTACGCTTCCGCGGCCGCGTGTGCTGGATGTGCGGTACTGA
- a CDS encoding DUF2961 domain-containing protein, translated as MSRFIQSSLTFALVFVCLSAVTMAQSPTWFSPENLPPQLRHPLKLLATTAMSGEGKDFFSLKPGQTATIGTITGPAIIFRIWSTSSNTKLSSLDMIVDGKKETLVDRGRWSEEQWRKTSPLRSLDKQAYWSYVPVFVKKQAVFRAHSFEQGTNEPMKFYLQVGYRQVPATELAAAAKLDLKPIREELGQAYALEPSFWGNPATAAKGPLTLGKAWTVPVSGPAQVQCLALTVGDAATPEQLRATRLVVTCDGVRTIDAPVGALFGTGHRAAEKRRGWIPAIGTPVGDGALRLAFPMFFAQSMTVALEPFGKGALPSAEVAIHHMPLKQAPRYRLCAQYFSQLSVADQPMTLLNVTGEGIFVGTNLCVDGKDRKTFAFLEGNEQIYIDGGAKPTIEGTGTEDYFNNAWYFEAGEKANLFCGVTFKQDREPPMVDCYRYLVSDCIPFQKSFRFDLQHGSRNKAPDVLYEGVNFWYQVSPTNVAEPVAARAPAAGGAAGEPTEGGKIPLVRIVGFVLALAVVGFVTWWLLLKRKA; from the coding sequence ATGTCCCGCTTCATCCAGTCCAGTCTCACCTTCGCGCTGGTGTTTGTCTGCCTCTCGGCGGTGACGATGGCGCAGAGCCCCACCTGGTTCAGCCCCGAGAACCTGCCCCCCCAGCTCCGGCACCCGCTGAAGCTGCTGGCAACCACTGCCATGTCCGGCGAGGGCAAGGACTTCTTCAGCCTCAAGCCCGGCCAGACGGCCACCATCGGCACGATCACCGGCCCCGCCATCATCTTCCGCATCTGGTCCACCTCCAGCAACACGAAGCTATCCTCGCTGGACATGATCGTGGATGGGAAGAAGGAGACGCTGGTGGACCGAGGCCGGTGGAGCGAGGAGCAGTGGCGCAAGACCAGTCCCCTGCGTTCTCTGGACAAGCAGGCCTACTGGTCGTATGTCCCGGTCTTCGTCAAGAAGCAGGCCGTGTTCCGCGCCCACAGCTTTGAGCAGGGCACGAACGAGCCGATGAAGTTCTACCTGCAGGTCGGCTATCGGCAAGTGCCGGCGACAGAGCTGGCGGCCGCTGCGAAGCTGGACCTCAAGCCCATCCGCGAGGAGTTGGGGCAAGCCTACGCCCTGGAGCCGAGCTTCTGGGGCAATCCCGCCACTGCGGCGAAGGGGCCGCTGACGTTGGGGAAGGCGTGGACGGTGCCGGTGTCGGGCCCGGCCCAGGTGCAATGTCTGGCCCTCACCGTCGGCGACGCCGCCACGCCCGAGCAACTGCGGGCGACGCGGCTGGTCGTGACGTGCGACGGGGTGCGGACCATTGATGCACCCGTGGGCGCGCTGTTCGGCACAGGGCACCGTGCGGCGGAAAAGCGACGCGGCTGGATCCCGGCCATCGGTACGCCGGTGGGGGACGGAGCGCTACGCCTCGCCTTCCCGATGTTCTTCGCCCAGTCCATGACGGTGGCCCTGGAGCCGTTCGGGAAGGGCGCTCTCCCGTCGGCCGAAGTGGCGATCCACCACATGCCGCTCAAGCAGGCCCCGAGGTACCGCCTGTGCGCGCAGTACTTCTCCCAACTCTCCGTCGCCGACCAACCCATGACGCTGCTGAACGTCACGGGCGAGGGGATCTTCGTGGGCACGAACCTGTGTGTGGACGGCAAAGACCGGAAGACCTTCGCCTTTCTCGAAGGCAATGAGCAGATCTACATCGATGGCGGCGCCAAGCCGACCATCGAGGGCACGGGCACTGAGGACTACTTCAACAACGCCTGGTACTTCGAGGCCGGGGAGAAGGCGAACCTCTTCTGCGGGGTGACGTTCAAGCAGGATCGCGAGCCACCGATGGTGGACTGCTACCGCTACCTGGTCTCGGACTGCATCCCGTTCCAGAAGAGCTTCCGGTTCGACCTGCAGCACGGCAGCCGCAACAAGGCGCCGGACGTGCTGTACGAGGGCGTGAACTTCTGGTACCAGGTGTCGCCGACGAACGTGGCCGAGCCAGTGGCGGCCAGGGCCCCGGCGGCCGGTGGAGCCGCGGGAGAGCCGACCGAGGGCGGCAAGATCCCGCTCGTGCGGATCGTGGGCTTCGTGCTGGCGCTGGCAGTGGTCGGCTTCGTCACGTGGTGGCTGCTGCTGAAGCGCAAGGCGTGA
- a CDS encoding radical SAM protein, giving the protein MNSPARQSAFLRLVNAPLARLYGAWRVPRTPDFPTSFVIETTSRCNLNCRMCPRRDMRRPARDMSPDLFERLIEQIAAAEARSGGHVRFLALHWFGEPLLHPRLLDFVHLAGERLPGLLAYGQERNAMRGLTLSTNATLLDQAAAAGLLASPLTWLGVSVDGSSPETYESLRCGGAFAQVMDNVRGLLELNATSDRDLPVIALQVIATEATLPEFSAVVARWQALARGRPNVRLELKPWTDWAGQVVAPELARPDRRRGFVYVDCGRLHDTLVIGAGGEIGLCCYDVQADFGLGNATEQTIPEIWHGDKLQALRRRMRWGRLAGLPLCQDCAMGRKYPLDYLRRR; this is encoded by the coding sequence ATGAACTCTCCTGCTCGCCAATCGGCCTTCCTGCGCCTGGTCAACGCCCCGTTGGCGCGGCTGTACGGCGCCTGGCGGGTGCCGCGCACCCCGGACTTCCCCACGAGCTTCGTCATCGAGACCACCAGCCGGTGCAACCTGAACTGCCGCATGTGCCCGCGCCGGGACATGCGGCGGCCCGCGCGGGACATGAGCCCGGACCTGTTCGAGCGGCTCATCGAGCAGATCGCGGCGGCTGAGGCGCGTTCGGGCGGGCATGTGCGCTTTCTGGCGCTGCACTGGTTCGGCGAGCCGCTGCTGCACCCACGACTGCTGGACTTTGTCCATCTGGCCGGCGAGCGGCTGCCCGGCCTGCTGGCGTACGGGCAGGAACGGAACGCCATGCGGGGCCTGACGCTCAGCACGAACGCGACGCTGCTGGACCAGGCAGCCGCGGCCGGGCTGCTGGCCTCACCCCTGACGTGGCTGGGGGTGTCCGTGGACGGTAGCAGCCCCGAGACGTATGAGAGCCTGCGCTGCGGCGGCGCCTTCGCCCAGGTCATGGACAACGTGCGGGGCCTGCTGGAGCTGAACGCGACGAGCGACCGCGACCTCCCTGTCATTGCCCTGCAGGTGATTGCCACTGAGGCGACGCTGCCGGAGTTCAGCGCCGTCGTGGCGCGCTGGCAGGCCCTGGCCCGCGGGCGGCCGAACGTCCGCCTCGAGCTGAAGCCGTGGACTGACTGGGCCGGGCAGGTCGTCGCCCCCGAGTTGGCGCGACCCGACCGGCGCCGCGGCTTTGTGTACGTGGACTGCGGGCGGCTGCACGACACGCTCGTCATCGGCGCGGGCGGCGAGATCGGCCTGTGTTGCTATGACGTGCAGGCGGACTTCGGCCTGGGGAACGCCACCGAGCAGACGATCCCCGAGATCTGGCACGGGGACAAGCTGCAGGCCCTGCGGCGGCGGATGAGGTGGGGGAGACTGGCGGGGCTGCCGCTGTGCCAGGATTGCGCGATGGGGCGGAAGTACCCGCTGGACTACTTGAGGCGTCGC
- the groL gene encoding chaperonin GroEL (60 kDa chaperone family; promotes refolding of misfolded polypeptides especially under stressful conditions; forms two stacked rings of heptamers to form a barrel-shaped 14mer; ends can be capped by GroES; misfolded proteins enter the barrel where they are refolded when GroES binds) translates to MAAKDILFDENARRALERGANAVANAVKVTLGPAGRNVLLDKKFGSPVITKDGVTVAKEIELEDNFENMGAQLLKEAASKTNDIAGDGTTTATVLAQAMMREGLKSVAAGANPMLIKRGIDKAVAAVVAALRESATPVSTEEEMRNVASIAGNSESIGEIVADAMGEVGKDGVITVEESKSTETNLKLVEGMQFDKGYLSPYFINDRETMACVLEEPYILLFEKKISAVADLVPVLEKVVQSGKPMLIVAEDLEGEALATLVVNRLRGILNVCAVKAPGFGDRRKAMLEDIAVLTAGTFISEDLGIKLESIDMTMLGSAKRITVSKDETTIVEGAGKEDAIKARIAQIRRQIEETDSDYDREKLEERLAKLAGGVAVIEVGAATETELKERKHRFEDALSATRAAVEEGIVAGGGASLVHALPVLDDVKAEDDAAIGVDIVRKALPEPLKQIAANAGYEGSVVVSEVLGSKKKSQGFDARTGEYTNMLKAGIIDPLKVTRSALENAASVASMLLTTESALAELPEDKSKAPAMPAMPPGGMGM, encoded by the coding sequence ATGGCCGCCAAGGATATTCTGTTTGACGAGAATGCTCGTCGGGCCCTGGAGCGGGGCGCCAATGCCGTCGCCAATGCCGTCAAGGTGACGCTTGGCCCCGCCGGGCGCAACGTGCTGCTGGACAAGAAGTTCGGTTCCCCCGTGATCACCAAGGACGGCGTCACCGTCGCCAAGGAGATCGAGCTGGAGGACAACTTCGAGAACATGGGGGCGCAGCTTCTGAAGGAAGCCGCGTCCAAGACGAACGACATCGCCGGTGACGGCACCACCACCGCCACCGTACTGGCGCAGGCCATGATGCGCGAGGGCCTCAAGTCCGTCGCCGCCGGCGCCAACCCGATGCTCATCAAGCGCGGCATCGACAAGGCCGTCGCGGCCGTCGTCGCTGCGCTGCGCGAGAGCGCTACACCCGTGAGCACCGAAGAGGAGATGCGCAACGTCGCCTCCATCGCCGGTAACTCCGAGAGCATCGGCGAGATCGTCGCCGACGCCATGGGTGAGGTCGGCAAGGACGGCGTCATCACCGTCGAAGAGTCCAAGTCCACCGAGACGAACCTGAAGCTCGTCGAGGGCATGCAGTTCGACAAGGGCTATCTTTCCCCGTATTTCATCAACGACCGCGAGACGATGGCCTGCGTGCTCGAAGAGCCCTACATCCTGCTGTTCGAGAAGAAGATCAGCGCCGTCGCCGATCTCGTGCCCGTGCTCGAGAAGGTCGTCCAGTCCGGCAAGCCGATGCTGATCGTCGCTGAGGACCTCGAGGGCGAGGCCCTGGCCACGCTCGTCGTCAACCGCCTGCGCGGCATCCTGAACGTCTGCGCCGTCAAGGCCCCGGGCTTCGGCGACCGCCGCAAGGCCATGCTCGAGGACATCGCGGTGCTGACCGCCGGGACGTTCATCTCCGAGGACCTCGGCATCAAGCTCGAGAGCATTGACATGACGATGCTGGGCTCGGCCAAGCGCATCACCGTCAGCAAGGACGAGACCACGATCGTCGAGGGTGCGGGCAAGGAAGACGCCATCAAGGCGCGCATCGCCCAGATCCGCCGGCAGATCGAGGAGACCGATAGCGACTACGACCGCGAGAAGCTGGAAGAGCGGCTGGCGAAGCTGGCCGGCGGCGTGGCCGTCATCGAGGTCGGCGCGGCCACCGAGACCGAGCTCAAGGAGCGCAAGCATCGCTTCGAGGACGCCCTGAGCGCCACGCGCGCGGCCGTCGAAGAGGGCATTGTGGCCGGCGGCGGCGCGTCGCTGGTACACGCCCTGCCGGTGCTGGACGACGTCAAGGCCGAAGACGATGCCGCCATCGGTGTGGACATTGTCCGCAAGGCCCTGCCCGAGCCGCTCAAGCAGATCGCTGCCAACGCCGGCTACGAGGGTTCCGTGGTCGTCAGTGAGGTCCTGGGCAGCAAGAAGAAGTCCCAGGGCTTCGACGCCCGCACGGGCGAGTACACCAACATGCTGAAGGCCGGCATCATTGACCCGCTGAAGGTCACGCGGTCGGCCCTGGAGAACGCGGCGAGTGTCGCCAGCATGCTGCTCACGACCGAGAGCGCGCTGGCCGAGCTGCCCGAAGATAAGAGTAAGGCTCCGGCCATGCCCGCCATGCCGCCCGGCGGCATGGGCATGTAG
- a CDS encoding co-chaperone GroES: protein MPSATRREVQLVALKVLGARVMIKVDEAKTTEGGILLPETAREKPQWGTVVCVGEYRLEDGSTQPLDVKAGDRVVFAKYGGREVSDAGEDYLILEADQVYAKLA, encoded by the coding sequence ATGCCGTCAGCGACCCGAAGGGAGGTACAGTTAGTGGCTCTGAAAGTGCTAGGCGCCAGAGTGATGATCAAGGTTGATGAGGCCAAGACCACCGAGGGTGGCATCCTGCTGCCCGAGACCGCCCGTGAGAAGCCGCAATGGGGCACCGTCGTCTGCGTGGGTGAGTATCGCCTGGAAGATGGCTCCACCCAGCCCCTGGATGTCAAAGCCGGCGACCGCGTGGTATTCGCCAAGTACGGCGGCCGCGAAGTCAGCGACGCTGGTGAGGATTACCTGATCCTCGAAGCCGACCAGGTCTACGCCAAGCTCGCGTAG